GGCCACCGGTGACGGTGACGGAGTCGATCCACCACAGAGCGGAGGACGCAGAGAATGGCCGGCGCGATGCGCAAGATGGCGGTCTACCTCGGCCTCGTGGAGGACGATGGGTACGACGGCCGGGGATTCGACCCCGACGACGAGTTCGAGCCCGAGCCCGAGCCCGAGCGGGACCGTCGGAGGTACCCGTCGGAACAGTCGCACCACTCCCTCCAGAAGACCGAACCCGACGAGCCGGTGAGGGTCGTTCACCCCCCGGCACAGCGTGAGCGGGAGCAGGAACCGTCTGTGGCGGTTGCTGCCGAAAGCGGACGACCCGGGAGAATTGCTCCGGTGTCATCCATCACACCTGAACGCCAGAACGTGGAGAAGAGCGCACCGGTGATCATGCCCAAAGTTGTGTCCGAGCGGGAGCCGTACCGGATCACCACGCTGCACCCCCGGACCTACAACGAGGCCCGTACCATCGGGGAACACTTCCGTGAGGGCACTCCGGTGATCATGAATCTGACGGAGATGGACGACACCGATGCGAAGCGACTTGTCGACTTTGCGGCTGGTCTGGTCTTCGGTCTGCACGGCAGTATCGAGCGGGTGACGCAGAAGGTGTTCCTGCTGTCTCCTGCTAACGTCGATGTCACGGCGGAGGACAAGGCCCGCATCGCAGAGGGCGGGTTCTTCAACCAGAGCTGAGACGCAGGACCTAGGAAGAGGCCGTGAGGCCGCACGTAGCACCCAGGGGAGAGGGACGCGTAGATGAGAACCGCAGTGGACGTGGTCCAAATCGCG
This sequence is a window from Streptomyces sp. NBC_01775. Protein-coding genes within it:
- a CDS encoding cell division protein SepF, with amino-acid sequence MAGAMRKMAVYLGLVEDDGYDGRGFDPDDEFEPEPEPERDRRRYPSEQSHHSLQKTEPDEPVRVVHPPAQREREQEPSVAVAAESGRPGRIAPVSSITPERQNVEKSAPVIMPKVVSEREPYRITTLHPRTYNEARTIGEHFREGTPVIMNLTEMDDTDAKRLVDFAAGLVFGLHGSIERVTQKVFLLSPANVDVTAEDKARIAEGGFFNQS